Proteins co-encoded in one Hyalangium ruber genomic window:
- a CDS encoding DUF4175 family protein — protein MQALLDAVRARQRRQLWLEGGMLGVGALLVLGLAGGFLGLVAPGLSRWVLLLAPLVGVAVACTLGLFLSRRMVGDDVRTARLVGTRRPELSLDVLAAVELTGKNGPEHHSEALVGAFLEQMDWRARQVDPADVVDGKRLRRAGQVLGALVLATVVALALAGGRWREGVAKAWEATVKAAPTAQREPITGDIELTYRYPAYTGLTPRTVAGTNGEVSAPAGTEVVLKTRSDREVERAELVVNGEALPLKVEGLRELTGSFVAKKGGHYHFVFHREGSDPVVGPDIPVNVDVDAPPQVALLTPAAELEVDPGQKVTLKFEATDDYGLGEVALVFRTPGAQQETRVPLPREDGRRNRGTYTWDLGTLKVKPGDRITYYVEARDNDAVEGPKKGVSRTQMLRIYSAAEHRRAALQKAEALWGRLVDHLADRLEGSDREKEKTPESITAGQKVDASGQQLVGDMRTLATELSRERDAPQELVAALANIADGMSKKITTTADFRRLYLRTQKQRGEDFGTGTRLTAAVNDEITETEKHILYLESLLDRHKLDALKEMAEELNGERRELARLIEQYKASPTDAARQEVLQQIQQLRERMAQLMQRMAEMRKGIRDEHLNSEALAEMMKDQDVSSALDDVEKLMREGKADEALAKLQELSMQMDEMMQGLNKAQEEFGGEQYPELAGKFGKFMDDLQKTMQEQQQVADATKQLRDKARNQNKERLSEKGQKMKEDLLRQVEQVQKDYQELKPEQLHRRAAGTMAEAQAELENLKNALKSDAFDLAADAAQRSEDMAQQLAAMGEHQRKLDEMFGNPADAREQSAELADKLNRDAKTVQEVSQKLQSLFPEPGSQLGPQERQQLQQLSERQGQLEQQAQGLRQQMEEMQQMAPVFGQEAGEQMEEIGQRMGEAAQRMEGKDPGRGYGQQQAAMEGLRRFQQQMKESQQGQGRGGLPLPMGMGGRREGNGDPRDKVELPDEDAFQAPKEFRKDLLDAMKQGAPERYREQVKRYYEELVK, from the coding sequence GTGCAGGCCCTCCTTGACGCCGTGCGCGCCCGCCAGCGGCGGCAGCTCTGGCTGGAAGGCGGCATGCTCGGCGTGGGCGCCCTCCTGGTGCTGGGCCTGGCCGGTGGCTTCCTCGGGCTCGTCGCTCCGGGCCTCTCCCGGTGGGTGCTGCTGCTGGCGCCCCTGGTGGGCGTGGCCGTGGCGTGTACCCTGGGCCTCTTCCTGTCCCGGCGCATGGTGGGCGACGACGTCCGCACGGCGCGGCTGGTGGGAACGCGGCGGCCGGAGCTCTCCCTGGACGTGCTCGCCGCGGTGGAGCTCACCGGGAAGAACGGACCGGAGCACCACTCGGAGGCGCTCGTCGGCGCCTTCCTGGAGCAGATGGATTGGCGGGCGCGGCAGGTCGACCCCGCCGACGTGGTGGACGGCAAGCGCTTGCGGCGCGCGGGCCAGGTGCTGGGCGCCCTCGTCCTGGCGACGGTGGTGGCCCTGGCGCTCGCGGGAGGCCGCTGGCGCGAGGGCGTGGCGAAGGCCTGGGAGGCGACCGTCAAGGCCGCTCCCACCGCTCAGCGCGAGCCCATCACTGGCGACATCGAGCTGACGTACCGCTACCCCGCCTACACGGGGCTCACGCCGCGCACGGTGGCGGGCACCAACGGTGAGGTGAGCGCGCCAGCCGGCACCGAGGTGGTGCTCAAGACGCGCTCGGACCGCGAGGTGGAGCGCGCCGAGCTGGTCGTCAACGGCGAGGCGCTGCCGCTCAAGGTCGAGGGCCTGCGCGAGCTGACGGGCTCCTTCGTGGCGAAGAAGGGTGGCCACTACCACTTCGTCTTCCACCGCGAGGGCAGCGACCCGGTGGTGGGGCCGGACATCCCCGTCAACGTCGACGTGGACGCGCCGCCCCAGGTGGCGCTGCTCACCCCGGCCGCGGAGCTGGAGGTGGATCCGGGCCAGAAGGTGACGCTCAAGTTCGAGGCCACCGATGACTATGGCCTGGGCGAGGTGGCGCTGGTGTTCCGCACTCCCGGCGCGCAGCAGGAGACGCGCGTGCCGCTGCCGCGCGAGGACGGCCGCCGCAACCGGGGCACCTACACGTGGGACCTGGGCACCTTGAAGGTGAAGCCGGGCGACCGCATCACCTACTACGTCGAGGCGCGGGACAACGACGCGGTGGAGGGCCCCAAGAAGGGCGTCAGCCGCACGCAGATGCTGCGCATCTACAGCGCCGCCGAGCACCGCCGCGCCGCGCTGCAGAAGGCCGAGGCGCTCTGGGGCCGGCTGGTGGACCACCTGGCCGATCGGCTCGAGGGCTCGGACCGGGAGAAGGAGAAGACTCCCGAGAGCATCACCGCGGGCCAGAAGGTGGACGCCAGCGGACAGCAGCTCGTGGGGGACATGCGCACGCTGGCCACGGAGCTGTCGCGCGAGCGCGACGCGCCCCAGGAGCTCGTCGCGGCGCTGGCCAACATCGCCGATGGCATGTCGAAGAAGATCACCACCACGGCGGACTTCCGCCGCCTCTACCTGCGCACCCAGAAGCAGCGCGGCGAGGACTTCGGCACCGGTACGCGGCTGACGGCGGCGGTGAACGACGAAATCACCGAGACGGAGAAGCACATCCTCTACCTGGAGTCGCTGCTGGATCGGCACAAGCTGGACGCGCTCAAGGAGATGGCCGAGGAGCTCAACGGCGAGCGCCGGGAGCTGGCGCGGCTCATCGAGCAGTACAAGGCCAGCCCCACCGACGCGGCCCGCCAGGAGGTGCTGCAGCAGATCCAGCAGCTGCGCGAGCGCATGGCGCAGCTGATGCAGCGCATGGCGGAGATGCGCAAGGGCATCCGCGACGAGCACCTCAACTCCGAGGCCCTGGCGGAGATGATGAAGGACCAGGACGTCTCCAGCGCGCTGGACGACGTGGAAAAGCTGATGCGCGAGGGCAAGGCGGACGAGGCGCTGGCCAAGCTGCAAGAGCTGTCCATGCAGATGGACGAGATGATGCAGGGCCTGAACAAGGCGCAGGAGGAGTTCGGCGGCGAGCAGTACCCGGAGCTGGCGGGCAAGTTCGGCAAGTTCATGGACGACCTGCAGAAGACGATGCAGGAGCAGCAGCAGGTGGCCGACGCCACCAAGCAGCTGCGCGACAAGGCCCGCAACCAGAACAAGGAGCGCCTGAGCGAGAAGGGCCAGAAGATGAAGGAAGACCTGCTGCGCCAGGTGGAGCAGGTGCAGAAGGACTACCAGGAGCTCAAGCCGGAGCAGCTGCACCGGCGCGCGGCGGGCACCATGGCCGAGGCGCAGGCGGAGCTGGAGAACCTCAAGAACGCGCTGAAGTCGGACGCCTTCGACCTGGCGGCGGACGCGGCCCAGCGCTCCGAGGACATGGCACAGCAGCTGGCGGCGATGGGCGAGCACCAGCGCAAGCTGGACGAGATGTTCGGCAACCCCGCGGACGCGCGAGAGCAGTCGGCGGAGCTGGCCGACAAGCTCAACCGCGACGCGAAGACGGTTCAGGAGGTGAGCCAGAAGCTGCAGTCGCTCTTCCCGGAGCCGGGCTCTCAGCTGGGGCCACAGGAGCGCCAGCAGCTGCAGCAGCTCTCCGAGCGGCAGGGCCAGCTGGAGCAGCAGGCTCAGGGCTTGCGCCAGCAGATGGAGGAGATGCAGCAGATGGCGCCCGTCTTCGGCCAGGAGGCCGGAGAGCAGATGGAGGAGATCGGCCAGCGCATGGGCGAGGCGGCTCAGCGCATGGAAGGCAAGGACCCCGGGCGCGGCTACGGGCAGCAGCAGGCGGCGATGGAGGGCCTGCGGCGCTTCCAGCAGCAGATGAAGGAGAGCCAGCAGGGCCAGGGCCGTGGCGGGCTGCCGCTGCCGATGGGGATGGGTGGGCGCCGTGAGGGCAACGGCGACCCCCGAGACAAGGTGGAGCTGCCGGACGAAGACGCCTTCCAGGCGCCCAAGGAGTTCCGCAAGGACCTGCTGGACGCGATGAAGCAGGGGGCGCCCGAACGTTACCGGGAGCAGGTGAAGCGCTACTACGAGGAGCTGGTGAAGTGA
- a CDS encoding peptidase MA family metallohydrolase → MARRVIAPVLSLFLALAVLPARADERSEAKERLEKLEQALDSWDVPGAKRELGELEQLLPEGVEPLKYFHGRIAFEEGRYEEAVEFLQEAKVEDKPGSYLRLAKETRAIFKNHARAESDHFIFFYPKGKDEILVPYAMETLEAIYRSMVEDMGWTPPGGKVRVEVVNNARELSKVSTLTYEQIQTTGTIAICKFSKIMVTSPKAVARGYDWQDTLAHEYVHLVVSQMSRNNVPIWLHEGLAKFLESRWRGQGGQAMTPAMMALLGKRVRADTLVPFEKMHPSIAMLPTAEDAALAFAEVYYAIDYVHQTKGTNGLRTIVQEMRNGLTDRKAVEAATGMPFGLFEKSWLSHIRKQNFPKELLPRDEVVLKEHAKEKDDAKKGREISFGDFIEVTEVPARKFAHLGELLRERKRIKAAAAEYAKAHQLVGDKYESVSNKYALALLELKRLDEAEQVLRGSLRVHPGSPQTNVHLGRLMLFRKDYEKSKAAYLEALASNPFDPEIHVALTRIHDSLGETALASRTREAAVLLTGMKTNQINQVAVGFLGSPEQLSEVNVPTPADTPPAEAQKKDGGQ, encoded by the coding sequence ATGGCGCGACGGGTCATCGCCCCCGTGCTGTCGCTGTTCCTCGCGCTGGCCGTACTGCCTGCGCGGGCCGACGAGCGCAGCGAGGCCAAGGAGCGGCTGGAGAAGCTGGAGCAGGCGCTGGACTCCTGGGACGTGCCAGGAGCCAAGCGGGAGCTCGGAGAGCTGGAGCAACTCCTGCCCGAGGGCGTCGAACCGCTGAAGTACTTCCACGGCCGCATCGCCTTCGAGGAGGGCCGCTACGAAGAGGCGGTGGAGTTCCTGCAAGAGGCGAAGGTAGAGGACAAGCCGGGCAGCTACCTGCGGCTGGCGAAGGAGACGCGCGCCATCTTCAAGAACCACGCGCGCGCCGAGAGCGACCACTTCATCTTCTTCTACCCGAAGGGCAAGGACGAGATCCTCGTGCCCTACGCGATGGAGACGCTGGAGGCCATCTACCGGTCGATGGTGGAGGACATGGGATGGACGCCACCGGGCGGCAAGGTGCGCGTGGAGGTGGTGAACAACGCGCGCGAGCTGTCCAAGGTGAGCACGCTCACCTACGAGCAGATCCAGACGACGGGCACCATCGCCATCTGCAAGTTCAGCAAGATCATGGTCACGAGCCCCAAGGCGGTGGCGCGGGGCTATGACTGGCAGGACACGCTGGCGCACGAGTACGTGCATCTGGTGGTGAGCCAGATGAGCCGCAACAACGTGCCCATCTGGCTGCACGAGGGGCTGGCGAAGTTCCTCGAGTCGCGGTGGCGGGGCCAGGGCGGCCAGGCGATGACGCCGGCGATGATGGCGCTGCTGGGCAAGCGGGTGCGGGCCGACACGCTGGTGCCGTTCGAGAAGATGCACCCGTCGATCGCCATGCTGCCCACGGCGGAGGACGCGGCGCTGGCGTTCGCCGAGGTCTATTACGCCATCGACTATGTCCACCAGACGAAGGGCACCAACGGGCTGCGCACCATCGTGCAGGAGATGCGCAACGGGCTGACGGACCGCAAGGCGGTGGAGGCGGCCACGGGCATGCCGTTCGGCCTCTTCGAGAAGTCGTGGCTCTCGCACATCAGGAAGCAGAACTTCCCCAAGGAGCTGCTGCCTCGCGACGAGGTGGTGCTCAAGGAGCACGCCAAGGAGAAGGACGACGCGAAGAAGGGACGTGAAATCTCCTTCGGCGACTTCATCGAGGTGACGGAGGTGCCGGCGCGCAAGTTCGCGCACCTGGGCGAGCTCCTGCGTGAGCGCAAGCGCATCAAGGCCGCGGCGGCGGAGTACGCCAAGGCGCACCAGCTCGTCGGGGACAAGTACGAGTCGGTGTCGAACAAGTACGCCTTGGCGCTCCTGGAGCTGAAGCGGCTGGATGAGGCGGAGCAGGTGCTGCGCGGCTCGCTGCGGGTACACCCGGGCTCGCCGCAGACGAACGTCCACCTGGGCCGGCTCATGCTGTTCCGCAAGGACTACGAGAAGTCGAAGGCGGCCTACCTGGAGGCGCTGGCCTCCAACCCGTTCGACCCGGAGATCCACGTGGCGCTCACGCGCATCCACGACTCCCTGGGAGAGACGGCGCTGGCCTCGCGCACCCGCGAGGCGGCCGTGCTGCTCACGGGCATGAAGACCAATCAGATCAACCAGGTGGCCGTGGGCTTCCTGGGCAGCCCCGAGCAACTGTCCGAGGTGAACGTCCCCACTCCCGCGGACACCCCGCCCGCCGAGGCCCAGAAGAAGGACGGCGGCCAGTAG
- a CDS encoding DUF1622 domain-containing protein codes for MTFSHWVVLAGQVMEAVGVAVMVLGAVLSLVLLALRGRRPAAVSPYRQFRQDLGRAILLGLEFLVAADIIRTVSEKPTLEGVVVLGLIVVIRTFLSFTLTVELEGQWPWQRPPEHEEARGRPSSSAHPRARETLDREHPAEH; via the coding sequence ATGACGTTCAGCCACTGGGTCGTCCTGGCCGGACAGGTGATGGAGGCCGTCGGGGTCGCCGTAATGGTCCTCGGCGCCGTCCTGTCGCTGGTGTTGCTCGCCCTGCGTGGCAGGCGTCCGGCGGCGGTGAGTCCCTATCGGCAGTTCAGGCAGGACCTGGGGCGGGCCATCCTGCTGGGCCTCGAGTTCCTCGTGGCGGCGGACATCATCCGCACGGTCAGCGAGAAGCCGACGCTCGAGGGCGTGGTGGTGCTGGGCCTCATCGTGGTCATCCGAACGTTCCTCAGCTTCACGCTCACGGTGGAGCTCGAGGGCCAGTGGCCCTGGCAACGCCCCCCCGAGCACGAGGAAGCCCGAGGGCGCCCATCCTCGTCAGCACACCCTCGGGCTCGCGAGACGCTCGATCGCGAGCATCCCGCGGAGCATTGA
- the fliB gene encoding flagellin lysine-N-methylase, whose amino-acid sequence MTARFVQRVLEFQCLAERCEDTCCVGLRVPVSEERLWQLRQVVAGGPDEARVDAVVHVEPARPPSERAFIEMRSDGSCPFFDTERLCSLQRRYGEQVLSDACVSFPRVAWKTAEGVEVAGSLACPEMARLVLLKEGAPELVPGPMAQVPRPEAARPMPGTPGDAYVVHFEAIRAAALRLLHRGEFPLASRLAMLGQLAFRLDSVFRGAEPFEGDAAQAGAVLAEVLPAFEVTETLEEMHQGFSALEIPGGPCAGLLSSLLKSRMGVARGERFAPFARGVLASLAGSEDGAGEPDSMWREYVARWSRLEASHGERVAQYFLHYTVNQWLRSPFTEAPDLLAYVFRLALRVALLRLTLVGHPEVAALLASGNASEDSRAVLDRSAVECFSLVSRHVEQAPEVLALVKNLAGSGGAETLGKTLVFARFC is encoded by the coding sequence GTGACGGCGCGCTTCGTTCAGAGGGTGTTGGAGTTCCAGTGTCTCGCCGAGCGCTGTGAGGACACCTGCTGTGTCGGGCTGCGGGTGCCGGTGAGCGAGGAGCGCCTGTGGCAGTTGCGGCAGGTGGTGGCGGGTGGGCCAGACGAGGCGCGGGTGGACGCCGTCGTTCATGTCGAGCCTGCTCGGCCGCCCTCCGAGCGAGCGTTCATCGAGATGCGCTCGGATGGGAGCTGTCCCTTCTTCGACACCGAGCGGCTCTGCTCACTCCAGCGTCGTTACGGAGAGCAGGTGCTCTCCGATGCGTGTGTCAGCTTCCCTCGCGTCGCATGGAAGACGGCCGAGGGCGTGGAGGTGGCGGGCTCGCTGGCGTGCCCGGAGATGGCGCGGCTGGTGCTGCTGAAGGAGGGGGCTCCGGAGCTGGTTCCTGGACCGATGGCGCAGGTGCCTCGACCGGAGGCGGCGCGGCCCATGCCGGGCACGCCGGGGGACGCGTACGTCGTCCACTTCGAGGCCATTCGTGCCGCCGCGCTGCGGCTCCTGCACCGGGGTGAGTTCCCGCTCGCCTCTCGGCTGGCGATGCTCGGGCAGTTGGCGTTCCGGTTGGACTCTGTCTTCCGGGGCGCGGAGCCTTTCGAGGGCGACGCGGCGCAGGCTGGGGCGGTGCTGGCCGAGGTGCTCCCGGCTTTCGAGGTGACGGAGACGCTGGAGGAGATGCATCAGGGCTTCTCCGCGCTGGAGATTCCGGGAGGGCCCTGCGCGGGATTGCTCTCCTCGTTGTTGAAGTCCCGGATGGGAGTGGCGCGGGGGGAGCGCTTCGCTCCGTTCGCGCGGGGCGTGCTGGCCTCACTCGCAGGCTCCGAGGATGGCGCGGGTGAGCCAGACAGCATGTGGCGGGAGTACGTCGCACGGTGGAGCCGGCTGGAGGCGTCGCACGGCGAACGCGTCGCGCAATACTTCCTACACTACACGGTGAACCAGTGGCTCCGCTCTCCGTTCACCGAGGCGCCGGATCTGCTCGCGTATGTGTTCCGCTTGGCGCTGCGCGTGGCGCTGCTACGGCTGACGCTGGTGGGCCACCCGGAGGTGGCGGCGTTGCTTGCTTCAGGGAATGCTTCCGAGGACTCCCGCGCCGTGCTGGATCGATCGGCGGTGGAGTGCTTCTCCCTCGTGTCCCGGCATGTGGAGCAGGCGCCGGAGGTGTTGGCGCTGGTGAAGAACCTCGCGGGCTCCGGCGGCGCGGAGACGTTGGGCAAGACGCTGGTGTTCGCTCGGTTCTGCTGA